Proteins from a single region of Pseudopedobacter saltans DSM 12145:
- a CDS encoding transposase, translated as MEKPRKGKSKGRTPLFEDSFKIAVAREYILGDYSASQVGKKYNLNSDNVFYFVKWYNKHHPDPAPETSSPAELTPSNTAKLEEELALAKLKITALEMLIRNAEREMGVDIVKKPGTKQ; from the coding sequence ATGGAAAAACCAAGAAAAGGAAAGAGCAAAGGTCGTACTCCTTTATTCGAAGACAGTTTTAAAATTGCAGTTGCCCGAGAATATATTTTGGGTGACTATAGCGCCAGTCAGGTTGGCAAGAAATACAATTTAAATTCAGACAATGTATTTTACTTTGTAAAGTGGTACAATAAGCATCATCCTGACCCAGCCCCAGAGACAAGTTCTCCTGCGGAATTAACGCCCTCAAACACCGCTAAGCTTGAAGAGGAATTAGCGTTGGCAAAACTTAAGATCACCGCATTAGAAATGCTCATTCGTAATGCCGAACGGGAAATGGGGGTAGATATTGTAAAAAAGCCTGGTACCAAACAGTAG
- a CDS encoding GAF domain-containing protein — protein MAHDLKVIDAGKREQYESLFPQLKELVAYESDIIANMGNIAAALKQQFDWLWVGFYLVKDNELVLGPFQGPVACTRISPGKGVCGTSWTKRDTIIVKDVDNFPGHIACSSLSKSEIVVPIFQNDIVIGVLDVDSENLNHFDEEDSVWLNKIVELIFPNKQIND, from the coding sequence ATGGCGCATGATTTAAAAGTGATAGATGCAGGAAAACGTGAGCAGTATGAGTCATTATTCCCTCAACTCAAAGAGCTTGTCGCTTACGAAAGTGACATAATAGCTAATATGGGTAATATTGCTGCTGCTTTAAAACAACAATTTGATTGGCTGTGGGTAGGTTTTTACTTAGTGAAGGATAACGAATTGGTGCTTGGCCCGTTTCAGGGACCTGTTGCCTGTACAAGAATATCGCCGGGAAAAGGAGTGTGCGGTACAAGTTGGACAAAAAGAGATACTATTATTGTAAAGGATGTAGATAATTTTCCCGGGCATATCGCTTGCAGCAGTTTATCAAAATCCGAAATTGTAGTTCCCATTTTTCAAAATGATATTGTTATAGGTGTTTTAGACGTAGACAGCGAAAACTTAAACCATTTTGACGAGGAAGATTCTGTTTGGTTGAATAAAATTGTTGAACTGATTTTTCCAAACAAACAAATAAATGATTAA
- a CDS encoding bestrophin family protein, whose protein sequence is MINYNPKEWFTFIFRFHKADTFRKLFPLMIAVSLYGFILAYLELEYWSLINSSYVKNLSLMHSVLGFVISLLLVFRTNTAYDRWWEGRKQWGALVNVSRNLSIKLAGYLEDESDRLYLSKLIPLYARTLRGHLRANVNSDEISDLVEIDKTHIPNQIALRISGRIFELHKQHKISSEQLIILTKDIDVFTDVCGACERIKNTPIPFSYNVFIKKFIFFYVMTLPIGWVFSFGYFVVPIVVFVLYVFASLELIAEEIEDPFGSDANDLPLDTMCNNIEKHVKEILN, encoded by the coding sequence ATGATTAATTATAATCCGAAGGAATGGTTTACCTTCATTTTCCGATTTCATAAAGCAGATACCTTCCGAAAGCTTTTTCCATTAATGATAGCCGTAAGTTTGTATGGCTTTATATTAGCTTATCTGGAACTGGAATACTGGTCTTTAATCAATAGCAGCTATGTAAAGAATTTAAGTTTGATGCATAGCGTTTTGGGGTTTGTAATTTCGCTATTATTGGTATTCAGAACAAATACGGCATATGACAGATGGTGGGAGGGCAGAAAGCAATGGGGTGCCTTGGTTAATGTGTCAAGAAATCTATCTATTAAGCTGGCAGGTTATTTAGAGGATGAATCTGACAGGTTATATTTATCTAAATTAATTCCGCTTTATGCCAGAACATTGCGTGGCCATTTAAGAGCCAATGTGAATAGCGACGAAATTAGTGACCTGGTTGAGATAGACAAGACACATATTCCAAATCAAATCGCACTACGTATCAGCGGAAGAATATTTGAATTGCATAAACAGCATAAAATAAGCTCAGAACAACTGATTATCTTAACTAAAGATATCGATGTATTTACAGATGTTTGTGGCGCATGCGAGCGAATTAAAAATACGCCGATTCCTTTTTCATACAACGTTTTTATAAAGAAGTTCATTTTCTTTTATGTGATGACATTACCAATAGGCTGGGTATTCAGTTTCGGTTACTTTGTGGTTCCAATTGTAGTTTTTGTTTTATATGTTTTTGCCAGTTTAGAGCTGATAGCGGAAGAAATTGAAGATCCATTTGGCTCCGACGCAAATGATTTGCCCTTGGATACAATGTGTAACAATATCGAAAAGCATGTGAAGGAGATCTTAAACTGA
- a CDS encoding histone deacetylase family protein, whose amino-acid sequence MLKIAHHPFFCHPLPEGHRFPMLKYELIPQQLIRRGIAREENFFEPEILNEEIVLLTHSNEYWNKLKSLSLSYHEERRIGFPLSERLVKRELRICRGTIDSALYAIDYGVSFNSAGGTHHAGSDWGEGFCLLNDQAIAANYLIDSQISNSILIIDLDVHQGNGTAEIFADNDAVFTFSIHGEKNFPFRKEKSDLDVASPDGIEDEEYQDILVENLEKAICLSSPDMIFYQAGVDVLSTDKLGKLSLSPDGCKKRDYIVLNKCKALGLPVQISMGGGYSAHIKDIVDAHCNTYLIANELFF is encoded by the coding sequence ATGCTTAAGATTGCTCATCACCCTTTTTTTTGCCACCCTTTGCCGGAAGGGCACCGATTTCCTATGCTTAAGTATGAGCTAATTCCGCAACAACTTATCCGTAGAGGAATTGCCAGGGAAGAGAACTTTTTCGAACCTGAAATCCTGAATGAGGAAATTGTTTTGCTGACGCATAGTAATGAATATTGGAATAAGCTAAAAAGTCTTAGTTTAAGCTATCATGAAGAAAGGAGGATTGGTTTTCCGTTATCCGAGAGACTGGTAAAGCGGGAGCTGAGGATCTGCCGCGGAACTATTGACTCTGCATTGTATGCAATAGATTATGGCGTATCTTTTAACTCTGCCGGAGGAACACATCATGCCGGTTCTGATTGGGGTGAAGGTTTTTGCTTGTTGAATGATCAGGCTATTGCCGCTAATTATTTGATAGATAGTCAAATATCTAATTCTATTTTAATTATTGATTTGGATGTTCATCAGGGAAATGGCACCGCAGAAATATTTGCGGATAATGATGCTGTGTTTACATTCTCCATTCATGGGGAGAAGAATTTTCCGTTCAGAAAGGAAAAATCAGATTTGGATGTAGCTTCGCCAGATGGAATAGAGGACGAGGAGTATCAGGATATCTTGGTTGAGAATCTGGAAAAGGCGATATGCCTTTCTTCTCCGGACATGATATTTTATCAGGCTGGTGTGGATGTTTTGAGTACCGACAAGTTGGGAAAACTTTCATTATCTCCAGACGGATGCAAAAAAAGAGATTATATTGTTTTAAATAAATGTAAAGCGTTAGGTTTGCCTGTGCAAATAAGTATGGGTGGTGGCTATTCGGCACATATTAAAGATATTGTTGATGCTCACTGTAATACTTATCTGATAGCAAATGAATTGTTTTTTTAA
- a CDS encoding nucleoid-associated protein: MVTYFESSLNQISVHKVGNKMQDEYFTLSDHPLRINDELLQNLLMQYFLKPFEKVNEVFRLIHSTDDLELNEIFHFVKQLFGDSSKFHDISQQITRHLFDVSSHPKIKGGEVYITLFDNVQIEGEVLQAIGVFKSETKETYLKVYPDGDGFSVAYEQEAINIQKLDKGCLIFNTEEEQGYKVVVIDQTNKSAGDAAVYWKDDFLKLKVRNDQFNQTTNYLNLYKGFIEEKIDEEFEISKPDKIDLLNRSMKYFKEKDTFDFEEFSEEVIGNEVAASSFKEMIQTYESEFDVEIGDTFEISQQAVKKQNSNYKSVLKLDKNFSVYIHGDRKLLENDFDEEKGMSYYKLYYKEEK, encoded by the coding sequence ATGGTTACTTACTTCGAATCGTCATTAAATCAGATTTCTGTACATAAAGTCGGAAATAAGATGCAGGATGAATATTTTACATTGTCTGACCATCCGCTAAGGATTAATGATGAATTATTGCAAAATCTGCTGATGCAGTATTTTCTAAAACCTTTTGAAAAAGTAAACGAAGTTTTTAGATTGATTCACTCGACAGATGATCTGGAGTTGAATGAGATTTTTCATTTCGTTAAGCAGTTATTTGGTGATTCATCTAAATTTCATGACATCAGTCAGCAAATTACCAGACATCTTTTCGATGTATCGAGCCATCCGAAAATAAAAGGAGGTGAAGTATATATTACGCTATTTGATAATGTTCAGATAGAAGGCGAAGTTTTACAAGCTATTGGTGTATTTAAATCCGAAACTAAGGAAACCTATCTAAAAGTTTACCCTGACGGTGATGGTTTTTCTGTCGCTTATGAGCAGGAAGCGATTAATATTCAGAAATTGGATAAAGGATGCCTAATTTTTAACACGGAAGAAGAACAAGGCTACAAGGTTGTTGTGATAGATCAGACTAATAAATCTGCAGGAGATGCCGCGGTTTATTGGAAAGATGATTTTTTGAAATTAAAGGTTAGAAATGATCAGTTTAATCAGACAACCAATTATTTAAACCTGTATAAAGGCTTCATCGAAGAAAAAATAGATGAGGAATTTGAAATATCCAAACCCGATAAAATAGACCTTCTAAACAGATCGATGAAGTATTTTAAAGAGAAGGATACTTTCGATTTTGAGGAGTTTTCCGAGGAGGTTATAGGAAACGAGGTTGCTGCAAGCTCTTTTAAAGAAATGATTCAGACTTATGAATCTGAATTTGATGTTGAAATAGGAGATACGTTTGAAATCTCTCAGCAAGCAGTTAAAAAGCAAAACAGTAATTATAAATCTGTTTTGAAACTGGACAAGAATTTCAGCGTTTATATCCACGGCGATAGAAAACTGCTTGAAAATGATTTTGATGAGGAAAAGGGAATGAGTTATTACAAGCTTTATTATAAAGAGGAAAAGTAG
- a CDS encoding mannose-1-phosphate guanylyltransferase encodes MDNNFALIMAGGVGSRFWPVSRTSFPKQFLDILGTGQSLIQTTFARFKKIVPVENIYILTNEIYRSLVQEHLPELSAHQIICEPVMRNTAPCIAYGTAKIRKINPKANIVVAPSDHLILDTENFVETINKALKASEIHDCLITLGIKPSRPDTGYGYIQYADDELLCEDLHKVKTFTEKPSLEIAETFLASGDFLWNSGIFVWSADSINTAFDKFLPDMNEIFKEGEKHYNTETEVEYIQAGFQKCVNISIDYGIMEKADNVYVMPADFGWSDLGTWASVYDLSEKDYVGNAVTNKERVIMYDSSNCMVNVPKGKMVILEGLHDYIVVESNDTLLICPRKNEQHVKQIVVDVKQKFGQEYI; translated from the coding sequence ATGGATAATAATTTTGCGCTAATTATGGCCGGTGGTGTTGGAAGTCGTTTTTGGCCGGTTAGTAGAACATCTTTTCCGAAGCAGTTTTTAGATATTTTAGGAACAGGGCAAAGCTTAATACAAACTACCTTTGCCAGATTCAAAAAAATTGTACCTGTAGAAAATATATATATTTTAACAAACGAGATATATCGTTCCCTGGTTCAGGAACATTTACCAGAGCTTTCTGCTCATCAGATTATTTGCGAACCGGTTATGCGCAATACAGCTCCCTGTATTGCCTACGGTACGGCAAAAATCAGAAAGATAAACCCTAAGGCAAATATTGTAGTAGCTCCTTCCGATCATTTAATTTTGGATACCGAGAATTTCGTAGAGACGATCAATAAGGCTTTAAAAGCTTCAGAAATTCACGATTGTCTGATTACTCTGGGAATAAAGCCTTCCAGACCTGACACAGGATACGGGTACATTCAATACGCAGATGATGAATTGCTTTGCGAAGATCTTCATAAAGTAAAAACCTTTACAGAAAAACCTAGTTTAGAGATAGCAGAGACCTTTTTAGCTAGCGGCGATTTCTTATGGAATTCGGGAATATTTGTGTGGTCTGCCGATTCTATAAACACTGCCTTTGACAAGTTTTTACCGGATATGAATGAAATATTCAAAGAAGGTGAAAAGCATTATAATACAGAAACAGAGGTAGAATATATTCAGGCTGGTTTCCAGAAATGTGTCAATATCTCTATCGATTACGGAATTATGGAAAAGGCAGATAATGTTTATGTAATGCCTGCAGACTTCGGTTGGTCTGATCTGGGAACATGGGCTTCTGTTTATGATCTTTCTGAAAAGGATTATGTTGGTAATGCGGTTACCAATAAAGAAAGAGTAATAATGTACGATTCATCAAACTGTATGGTGAACGTTCCGAAAGGAAAAATGGTGATTTTGGAAGGTCTGCATGATTATATTGTAGTAGAATCCAACGATACCTTACTAATTTGTCCAAGAAAGAACGAACAACACGTTAAGCAGATTGTGGTTGATGTGAAACAAAAATTCGGTCAGGAATATATTTAA
- a CDS encoding KpsF/GutQ family sugar-phosphate isomerase, which produces MKSREEILSSAKNTLLTESRAIEQLVDYLNADFADLVETIFKLKGRVIVTGIGKSAIIGQKIVATLNSTGTPAIFMHAGEAIHGDLGIIQRDDLVLCISKSGNTPEIKVLIPLLKQGNNPIASIVGDTNSYLAKQSDFIINATIEAEACPLNLAPTTSTTAQLVIGDALAICLLELRRFTSRDFAKFHPGGALGKRLYLKVRDLSSQNEKPQIEPEDDIRKVILEITKKRLGITAVVEQNEVKGVITDGDLRRMMEKFTYFDKLSAKDIMSSNPKTIQGDELAVNALKIMKENNITQIVVVDKLEKYQGIIHLHDLLKEGII; this is translated from the coding sequence TTGAAATCTCGCGAAGAAATTCTCTCATCGGCTAAAAACACATTATTGACAGAATCCAGGGCTATCGAACAGCTGGTAGATTACCTAAATGCCGATTTCGCGGATCTTGTAGAAACCATATTTAAATTAAAAGGTCGCGTTATTGTTACAGGAATTGGTAAAAGTGCAATAATAGGCCAGAAAATAGTAGCTACATTAAATTCTACCGGAACCCCTGCTATATTCATGCATGCCGGCGAAGCCATACATGGCGATCTTGGAATAATTCAACGCGATGATTTAGTACTTTGCATATCCAAAAGCGGAAACACTCCCGAAATCAAAGTCCTTATTCCTTTATTAAAGCAAGGAAATAATCCAATAGCAAGTATCGTTGGAGATACGAACTCTTATTTAGCCAAACAATCAGACTTTATTATAAATGCTACAATTGAGGCTGAAGCTTGCCCTTTAAATTTAGCTCCAACAACAAGCACAACCGCTCAATTGGTTATTGGAGATGCCTTAGCCATTTGCCTTCTGGAATTAAGGCGCTTCACCTCCAGGGATTTTGCAAAATTTCATCCGGGAGGGGCTTTAGGTAAAAGGCTTTATTTAAAAGTAAGAGACCTTTCCTCACAGAATGAAAAACCACAAATCGAGCCGGAAGATGATATTAGAAAGGTAATTCTTGAAATTACCAAAAAAAGATTGGGGATTACTGCTGTTGTGGAACAAAATGAAGTTAAAGGAGTAATTACAGATGGAGATTTGCGTAGAATGATGGAAAAATTTACTTACTTTGATAAATTGTCAGCAAAAGATATCATGAGTTCTAATCCGAAAACAATTCAGGGTGATGAACTTGCGGTAAATGCGCTGAAAATAATGAAGGAAAACAATATTACTCAAATTGTGGTTGTTGATAAACTTGAAAAATACCAAGGTATTATTCATTTACACGATTTGTTAAAAGAAGGTATCATTTAA
- the recQ gene encoding DNA helicase RecQ has protein sequence MQIKKSLIDNLQTFFGFDNFKGDQEAIITSILNKEDTFVIMPTGGGKSICYQLPALMSEGTALVISPLIALMKNQVDQLRAFGGYDSIAHFLNSSLTKTETNRVKEDVISGKTKLLYVAPESLIKQENIDFLKSVTVSFVAVDEAHCISEWGHDFRPEYRKIRQVVNNIREDIPIIALTATATPKVQTDIQKNLGMMNANVFKSSFNRGNLFYEVRPKGNVFKDIIKYIKNNPGKSGIVYCLSRKKVEEVANALEINGIRSLPYHAGLDAKVRADTQDKFLMEEVDVIVATIAFGMGIDKPDVRYVIHHDIPKSMEGYYQETGRAGRDGGEGYCIAFYSEKDVDKLAKFMKDKPVSEREIGTQILKEVIDYSESAVCRRKQILHYFGENFNEAGCGEMCDNCRAQKQYFQAEEYLLKLLNMVKDFGEKFDDHHLINVLMGIETAQVHSYKQAQSVYFGTGKQDGVILWKSLIRQAVLNNFLAKDVDNFGLLKLTKSGIAYLTSPYSLRFIMNREMVVVEEEDQTVKQGGGALDTQLLQMLKDLRKKIAKQKNLPPFVIFQDPSLEEMCTHYPVSMDELKHISGVGNGKAMKFGSPFIELIKQYVEENEIDRPVDFVMKTTANKSALKVSIIQNIDRQISLEDIASAKGISFEDLLKEVESIVSSGTKLNIAYYIDEVIDDDRQDEVFDYFKAAEVDSIDKALDELGTDEYNREEIQLMRIKFLSELGN, from the coding sequence ATGCAGATTAAGAAGTCGTTAATAGATAATTTACAGACATTTTTCGGTTTCGATAACTTCAAGGGCGACCAAGAAGCTATCATTACTAGTATCTTAAATAAAGAAGATACGTTTGTAATTATGCCTACGGGAGGTGGGAAATCAATTTGTTATCAATTGCCAGCATTGATGAGTGAAGGAACGGCGCTGGTTATTTCTCCTTTAATCGCCTTGATGAAAAATCAGGTCGATCAGTTGAGAGCTTTCGGAGGTTATGACAGTATAGCCCATTTCCTAAACTCTTCTTTAACCAAGACTGAAACAAATAGAGTTAAAGAGGATGTAATTTCTGGTAAAACCAAGTTACTATATGTAGCGCCGGAGTCTTTAATAAAGCAGGAAAACATAGATTTTCTGAAATCAGTTACGGTTTCTTTCGTAGCTGTAGACGAGGCGCACTGTATTTCAGAATGGGGGCATGACTTTCGCCCGGAGTACAGAAAGATCAGGCAGGTAGTTAATAATATCAGGGAGGATATTCCAATTATAGCGCTTACAGCAACGGCAACACCTAAGGTTCAGACCGATATTCAGAAAAACCTTGGGATGATGAATGCAAATGTTTTCAAGTCGTCGTTTAACAGAGGTAATTTATTTTATGAAGTTAGGCCGAAGGGGAATGTTTTTAAAGATATTATCAAATACATTAAAAATAACCCTGGTAAATCTGGTATTGTTTATTGTCTAAGCCGTAAAAAAGTAGAAGAGGTAGCTAATGCGCTTGAGATAAATGGAATCCGGTCTTTACCTTATCACGCTGGTCTGGACGCAAAAGTTCGGGCCGATACTCAGGACAAATTTCTGATGGAAGAGGTGGACGTTATTGTAGCTACAATAGCATTCGGTATGGGAATTGACAAACCTGATGTTCGCTATGTAATTCATCATGATATCCCTAAAAGCATGGAAGGTTACTATCAGGAAACCGGCAGAGCAGGTAGAGACGGCGGCGAAGGTTACTGTATCGCTTTTTATTCTGAGAAGGATGTAGACAAGCTTGCCAAGTTCATGAAAGATAAACCGGTTTCTGAAAGGGAAATTGGTACACAGATATTAAAAGAAGTAATCGATTATTCGGAGTCGGCGGTTTGTAGAAGAAAACAGATTCTGCATTATTTCGGCGAAAATTTTAATGAAGCAGGTTGTGGCGAAATGTGCGATAACTGCAGAGCGCAGAAGCAGTATTTTCAGGCTGAAGAATATCTTTTGAAATTATTGAATATGGTTAAGGATTTTGGCGAAAAATTCGATGATCATCATTTAATTAATGTTTTAATGGGAATTGAAACCGCTCAGGTACATTCCTACAAACAAGCTCAATCAGTATATTTTGGAACAGGTAAGCAAGATGGTGTAATTCTATGGAAATCGCTTATCAGACAAGCCGTTCTAAATAATTTCCTGGCAAAAGATGTTGATAATTTTGGTTTACTAAAGTTAACAAAAAGCGGTATTGCTTATTTAACCAGCCCATATTCTTTACGTTTTATCATGAATAGAGAAATGGTTGTTGTTGAAGAAGAAGACCAAACAGTAAAACAAGGTGGTGGCGCTTTGGATACGCAACTACTTCAAATGCTTAAGGATTTGAGGAAAAAGATTGCAAAGCAAAAAAATCTACCTCCTTTTGTGATTTTTCAGGATCCTTCACTTGAAGAAATGTGTACACATTATCCGGTTTCTATGGATGAATTGAAGCACATTTCGGGAGTTGGAAATGGAAAAGCGATGAAATTTGGTTCGCCGTTTATTGAATTGATCAAACAATATGTTGAAGAAAACGAGATCGATCGTCCGGTTGATTTCGTAATGAAAACTACGGCAAATAAATCGGCTTTGAAAGTTTCCATTATCCAAAATATAGACAGACAGATTTCTCTAGAAGATATCGCATCTGCTAAAGGAATATCTTTCGAAGATTTATTGAAAGAAGTAGAGTCTATCGTGAGCTCGGGTACGAAATTGAATATCGCATATTATATTGATGAGGTAATAGATGACGATAGGCAAGATGAAGTTTTTGATTACTTTAAAGCAGCCGAAGTAGATTCTATAGATAAGGCTTTGGATGAACTAGGAACAGATGAATATAACAGAGAGGAGATCCAGTTGATGAGAATTAAATTCTTATCTGAATTGGGTAACTAA
- the kdsA gene encoding 3-deoxy-8-phosphooctulonate synthase — MNLDKLKNQDANNFFLMAGPCAIEGEEIALRIAEKIVKITDKLQIPYIFKGSFKKANRSRIDSFTGIGDEKALKILEKVGKEFDVPTVTDIHESSDAAMAAAYVDVLQIPAFLCRQTDLLIAAAETGKFVNIKKGQFLSAGSMKFAVDKIKDSGNNNVILTDRGNTFGYQDLIVDFRGIPEMREFNVPVVMDCTHSLQQPNQTSGVTGGKPALIETIAKAAIAVGTDGLFIETHPDPKNAKSDGANMLHLDLLEDLLTKLVKIRRAII, encoded by the coding sequence ATGAATTTAGATAAATTAAAGAATCAGGACGCTAACAATTTCTTTCTAATGGCCGGTCCTTGTGCTATTGAGGGAGAAGAGATCGCTTTAAGAATTGCCGAAAAAATTGTTAAAATAACTGATAAACTTCAGATTCCTTATATTTTTAAAGGGTCTTTTAAAAAAGCTAACCGTTCCAGAATTGATTCTTTCACAGGAATTGGGGACGAAAAAGCATTAAAGATTTTAGAAAAGGTAGGGAAAGAATTTGATGTACCTACAGTTACAGATATTCACGAAAGCAGCGACGCCGCTATGGCTGCTGCCTATGTAGATGTATTGCAAATCCCTGCTTTTTTATGCCGTCAAACAGATTTACTGATTGCGGCAGCGGAAACAGGAAAGTTTGTAAATATTAAAAAAGGACAATTCCTTTCTGCAGGTTCGATGAAGTTTGCGGTTGATAAAATCAAAGATTCCGGAAACAACAATGTAATTCTTACTGACAGGGGAAATACTTTTGGTTATCAGGATTTGATTGTGGATTTCAGAGGGATACCTGAAATGCGAGAATTTAATGTTCCGGTTGTGATGGACTGTACGCATTCTTTGCAGCAGCCTAATCAAACATCGGGAGTAACCGGAGGTAAGCCTGCTTTAATTGAGACAATTGCCAAAGCGGCTATTGCTGTTGGAACTGATGGTTTGTTCATTGAAACGCATCCTGATCCAAAAAATGCAAAATCTGACGGTGCGAATATGCTTCATCTTGATTTACTCGAAGATTTATTAACCAAATTGGTGAAAATAAGAAGAGCGATAATCTAA
- a CDS encoding glycosyltransferase: MKEVEKKYGILAWPAFKTKDSNPYNYLIYHQIEQKGFHVMEFDFNLKNILKFAFSNDFEIFHIHWPTNILTYSNHIQAKRRIIMLRCFLTIIKLRGKKAIWTVHNLNGHEKDHPLLQEELNNLLYKQVDGFISLNKAGVDQIKSKAIDLRNQYFSFIPHPHYSGYYPNSLSKKESRQKLNIPEDRFVFLFLGQIRKYKNVSGLIKAFHAVKLPDKHLLIAGNIHHDLEHEITSLCENNPEITLYNRFVSNEDLQCFFNASDLVVTPYKDIFNSGSVFLNLSFNKPTLCPNKGVFNELSEEVGNDVIILYDGDISPESLESAVDKVKSTREFRFNSDKFSPAYISERTIAFYNQVLKNKKSDN; encoded by the coding sequence ATGAAAGAAGTAGAAAAAAAATACGGAATATTAGCGTGGCCAGCTTTTAAAACTAAAGATAGCAATCCTTATAACTATCTGATATATCACCAAATAGAACAAAAAGGATTTCATGTTATGGAGTTTGACTTCAATTTAAAAAATATACTGAAATTTGCTTTTTCAAATGATTTCGAGATATTTCATATTCACTGGCCAACCAATATTTTAACCTATTCCAACCATATACAGGCAAAGAGAAGAATAATTATGCTGAGGTGTTTTTTGACCATAATAAAGTTAAGAGGTAAAAAAGCGATATGGACTGTGCATAATTTAAATGGTCATGAAAAGGATCACCCTCTATTGCAGGAGGAACTAAACAACTTATTGTATAAACAGGTAGACGGTTTTATAAGTTTAAACAAGGCTGGTGTCGACCAAATTAAAAGTAAAGCAATAGATTTGAGAAATCAATACTTTTCTTTTATCCCGCACCCACATTACAGCGGATATTATCCAAATTCTCTGTCTAAAAAAGAAAGCAGACAAAAGCTTAATATTCCAGAAGACAGATTTGTATTTCTTTTTCTGGGGCAAATTAGAAAATATAAAAATGTCTCGGGATTAATCAAGGCCTTCCATGCGGTAAAATTACCAGATAAACATCTGCTTATAGCAGGAAACATACATCATGATCTGGAGCACGAAATAACTTCGTTGTGTGAAAATAATCCAGAAATTACCCTGTACAACAGATTTGTAAGTAACGAAGATTTGCAGTGCTTCTTTAATGCGTCTGATCTAGTAGTTACTCCCTATAAGGATATTTTCAATTCAGGTTCAGTTTTTCTGAATTTAAGTTTTAATAAACCAACCTTATGTCCAAACAAAGGTGTTTTTAATGAGCTATCAGAGGAAGTGGGTAATGATGTGATTATTCTTTATGACGGAGATATATCTCCCGAATCATTGGAATCCGCTGTTGATAAAGTAAAATCAACCAGAGAGTTTAGATTTAATTCTGATAAATTTTCACCAGCATACATTTCAGAACGAACGATTGCTTTTTATAACCAGGTACTTAAAAATAAGAAGAGCGATAATTAG